A part of Solea solea chromosome 8, fSolSol10.1, whole genome shotgun sequence genomic DNA contains:
- the serpind1 gene encoding heparin cofactor 2 yields MWVIAVISAACLLFSPCLGDVKDLDSHFTDPKPGARGFEPDGAMNVDTIPLDFHKENTVTNDLVFDGFEDEDYIDFDKILAAGSDDYIEGDEIDDIATPAPDIDIFAEPSDPKIRRARLLRLFHGRSRLQRLNMVNAHFGFNLYRSLRNDVNQSDNILLAPAGISIAMGMMSLGAGPGTHDQIYKALGFAEFVNASHHYDNTTVHKLFRKLTHRLFRRNFGYTLRSVNDVYVKKDVPVKDTFRAETKAYYYAEPQSVDFKDPAFLDKANRRIQKLTKGLIMEPLKSVDPNMVLMLLNYLYFKGTWEHKFSKEMTHYRNFRVNEKTNVRVPMMTNKGNYMAAADHELDCDILQLPYTGNISMLIALPRKITGMRNLEQDISPTVVNKWLKNMTNRTREVVLPRFKLEQNYDLIVNLKEMGLTDLFQESGDFTGMTSEKVAMNWLKHQGTITVNEEGTEAAALTQMGFMPLSSQIHFTVDHPFLFLIYEHRTDCLVFMGRVVNPSQS; encoded by the exons ATGTGGGTCATCGCCGTCATCTCTGCGGCCTGTCTGTTGTTCAGTCCATGCCTTGGTGATGTCAAAGACCTTGACTCTCATTTCACTGACCCTAAACCAGGGGCCAGAGGCTTTGAACCAGATGGGGCAATGAATGTGGACACAATTCCCTTGGACttccacaaagaaaacacagtcacCAATGACCTAGTTTTTGATGGTTTTGAGGATGAGGATTACATTGATTTTGATAAGATCCTGGCAGCAGGCAGTGATGACTATAt TGAAGGGGATGAGATAGATGATATTGCCACGCCAGCCCCAGACATCGACATCTTTGCTGAACCCTCTGACCCAAAAATCCGTCGTGCCAGACTCCTTCGGCTGTTTCATGGTCGTTCTCGCCTTCAACGCCTTAACATGGTCAATGCCCATTTTGGTTTTAATCTCTATCGAAGTCTTCGCAACGATGTGAACCAGAGTGACAACATTTTGCTAGCACCTGCGGGGATCTCCATTGCTATGGGGATGATGTCGTTGGGGGCAGGACCAGGAACTCACGATCAGATCTACAAAGCTCTGGGATTTGCCGAGTTTGTCAATGCTAGCCACCACTATGATAACACAACAGTGCACAAGCTCTTCAGGAAGCTCACACACAGGCTCTTCAGGAGAAACTTTGGTTACACACTACGCTCTGTAAATGATGTCTACGTCAAGAAAGATGTCCCAGTGAAAGACACTTTCCGTGCAGAGACAAAAGCTTATTACTATGCAGAGCCCCAGTCTGTGGACTTCAAGGACCCTGCCTTTCTGGACAAAGCCAACCGTCGCATCCAAAAGCTGACCAAAGGGCTGATCATGGAACCACTAAAGAGCGTAGACCCAAATATGGTGCTGATGCTGCTCAACTACCTGTACTTCAaag GTACATGGGAACATAAATTCTCTAAAGAAATGACACACTATCGCAACTTCAGAGtaaatgaaaagacaaatgtGCGCGTGCCAATGATGACCAACAAAGGAAACTATATGGCTGCTGCTGACCACGAACTTGACTGTGACATCCTACAG CTGCCCTACACAGGAAACATCAGCATGCTTATTGCTTTGCCAAGGAAGATCACTGGTATGAGGAACCTGGAGCAGGATATCTCCCCCACTGTGGTTAACAAGTGGctcaaaaacatgacaaacag GACTCGTGAGGTTGTGTTACCTCGGTTTAAACTGGAGCAGAACTACGACTTGATTGTAAATTTGAAGGAGATGGGCCTCACTGACTTGTTCCAGGAGAGTGGAGATTTCACTGGAATGACTTCGGAAAAGGTTGCCATGAACTGG CTGAAGCACCAAGGAACTATCACGGTGAATGAAGAGGGGACAGAGGCTGCTGCTCTGACACAAATGGGATTCATGCCCCTGTCCTCTCAGATCCACTTCACTGTGGATCATCCGTTCCTCTTTCTGATCTATGAGCACCGCACTGACTGCCTTGTATTCATGGGTCGAGTGGTCAATCCTTCTCAGAGCTAA